CCCACGCCATTGATCTTCACCAGCGTATCGAATAAATCCCGTTCTTGTGCGGTTTTAAAGCCGTAAAGCGTCAGGGCATCCTCACGTACGATGAGACGCGTTTGTAACGTGGCAGGCTGGTCGATCTGGCAGGATTCAAGCGCCAGCCGGGTTGCATTGACCTCAATACCGACGCCGCCTACATTGATGACTGCGCTCTGGGAATCTTTAAATTCCACGATACCGTGAATGCTAGCGATCAATGGCTGTGTTCCTTTTCGTTCTTATCAATCTCACTCTTATCAATCCGGCCGGGGTGGGTGCCTGAATATCTTTATGCCAGGTCGTAGCCACTGTTATAACGGCTGGTATGGATATCGGTAATGGCAATAGCCAGCGCATCAGCAGCATCGTCAGGGCGGGGTATCTTCTCTAAATTGAGCAGGACCCGCACCATTTCTTGCATCTGGGGTTTATCTGCGCCGCCATAGCCTGAGATTGATTGCTTGACGATATTTGGTTTGTATTCGTGTATACGGATGCCAGCCTGTTGTAATGCCAGTAAGATACAGCCCCGACTTTGGGCGACGGTGATCGCTGTTGTGACATTCCTGGCGAAGAAGAGTTCTTCAACGCCTGCTGATTGTGGCTGGTACTGTTGAATAAGCTGTGTAAGCTCGGAATATATCGTGTGAAGGCGCTCTGGCATCGGTGTTTTTGCCGGTGTCCTGATCACACCATAATGAACGGCTTCTAGGGAGCCATCGTTGTGTTCATACACAAAGCCATAACCAACGATGGCTGTCCCAGGATCAATACCTAATGACAGCATACAGTTTGGCGCTACTCATCGTAGGCCAGAGCGAGTTCTTCCGTGATTTCCAGGTTGGAAGAAACACTCTGCACGTCATCAAGGTCTTCTAGCCGCTCCAGCAGACGCATGTTTTGCATCGCCTTAGAGACGGGTAGAACTGTTTCATTTTGTGCGAACCACCGCAGTTCGCCGTCTTCGACCTTATAGCCATTTTCCCGCAGTGTGGATTCTACAGCCCCATAAGCTTCACGCGGTGTGAAGACGAGGATCGCATCACCTTCGTCAACGACATCTTCTGCGCCTGCTTCAGCCGCAACGAGGAACAATTCGTCAAAGTCCACACCTTCGCGGGTGATGGTAATATAACCCTTTTGCTCAAATTGCCATGACACGGCGCCGTTGCTTGCCAGGCTGCCCCCATTTTTATTGAACGCATTCTTAACTTCTGCCAGAGCACGGTTCTTGTTGTCCGTTAGCACTTCGACGATGAATGCAACGCCATCAATGCCGTAGCCTTCATATGTGAATGACTCAAGCTGACCGCCTTCTAGCTCGCCAGTGCCTTTTTTGATCGCCCGTTCGATATTATCTTTGGGCATGTTGGCGGCTTTTGCTTTGCTAACAGCCAGGGCCAATTTCGGGTTCATGGATTCATCGCCACCACCTTCGCGGGCCGCGAGGGTAACCTCTTTGGCGATACGGGTGAAGATCTTGCCGCGCTTTGCATCTTCCGCAGATTTCTTGCGCTTAATGGTTGACCACTTACTATGTCCAGACATATACAAGCTCCATTTATACGAGCATTTTATTCGCTAGGTTCAGCATAATATTATACCTGAAAAACGACGCGTGTTCAGGGTGGAGGCTGTGATATAATGTGCGCCTTGAGGTTGTTTGCGTGCTATAGAGGTACCTGTGACTGACCAAGCGATACCACCTAGAGAAGCTGAAGAATATGTGATGCGCATGCCGATGGAGCGCTTATCCTGGATTGTGCTGTCAGTTTCCTTTGTCGCTTTTTGTCTCATCTGTTTAGCCAGTTCTTTTGGCTTATATAGCTTCTTATTTATTAGCACGATGCCTCTGGATATAGAGCTCCAGGTGGGCCGGGGAACAACCCTCGTTACAAATGATGATGTAACGTCGCGCGGGTATCTGAGTGGGACATCGCTTGTTTCTCGCCCTGCGACTGTGAGCAATGGCCCGCAGACGCAAAGCCTGATTGCCTTTTCTGAGGATGACGCTGATAGTATGCCCATCGCGACTGTGACGATCCAGGCAAACAGCCATATTCGTGTGCAAAGGGCCAATCAGCCTCGCTTCAGGTGGTCCAATGGAGAGTATGTCATCACGCTCGATTCTTTCGAGGGTGAGACAGATATTTATATTCTGGATAATGGCGAACGCAATATTCGGATGCGCGTCTATGATCAGGTCAATAACTGGGTCGATATTACGCGTCCAGGGCGCTATTTGCTAAGAAGTATCGATGGTCGCCTGTATATTGATACGCGTTATGGTCAGGCGCTGATTCAAACAGACGATGGTCCGAAGTTGATCTCTACAGGCGAAGAGTGGGTCGATACCTCTGTGACGTCGCCTTCACGTGTTAATCTGCGGCGAGAGAATTTACTTGATAATAGTTTGTTCTCTTTTGTTGGGCCAAGCATTAGCTATAGTGGAGCGGCGCATGTCCCAAGTCCCTGGGCTTGTGGCAGCTTCGCAGAAGGGCCACCATCCAGCACCTTCACCATTGAAGGATGGGAAGGTCGACAGGCTATTCGCTTCTTGCGTACCAGTGGCGCAGAAGCTCATGGCGAGACATTCTGCCAGCAGAGCATGGGTGATATTGGCGCAAGCCTGCAAGGCTACTCATATCTTGAGCTAGAAACCACTTTCTTAGTGAACTATCAATCTCTAAGTAAATGTGGGCGTGATGGTAGTGAATGCCCGCTAATGCTGCGGCTGCGATTCGATATGCAGGTTGAAGGGGGTAGTGGCGAGACCGAAACGGTTGAGCGCGAGTGGATTCATGGATTTTATTTTGCTGATGACCCACAGCGCGACTTCCCAGCACAGTGTGTGAGCTGTATTGATACCCACCAGCAGGTTAACGATAAAGTCTGGTACACGTATCGTTCTGGCAATCTCATTACGGCGATGCAATTTGCTGGTTATGGGACGCCTGTACGTATCAAAGACGTGCAATTTTATGCCTCAGGCCATGACTATGATGTCTTAGTTAGCGAAATCGGTTTATACCGCGGTCTTGCAGATGTCGCTATTGAAGGCAATCCGATGCCAGGATCATAAACTAAGCGTCGAAAAGCGAGCTGGACTTCTGAAATGAGTACCAGCGTTGATGACCGATAATGAGATGATCCAACACGGCGATATCGAGTAGTTTGCTGGCTGCTATGAGTTCTCGCGTTAGGGCCACATCTTCAGGCGATGGGCTTGGGTTCCCAGAAGGGTGGTTGTGTGCCAGAATGATGGCCGGGCTGTTTTCAATAATCGCTTCTCTGAATAACTCTGAAATCCGCACAATGGATACGTTGACAGTTCCAGTGTAGATCGTCCGTATCGCCATGACCTGATTGGCTGTATCTAATAAGATCACGCGGATTTGCTCTTGTTTGAGATAGCTCATATCCGTGAGCAAGTTAGCCGCATCTGCCGCGGATTGAATGCAGATACGAGGTGTGCCCATGCTGCTCGCGAGGCGTCGTCCTAATTCCACTGCCGCTAACAATTGTGCCGCTTTGGCATCGCCCAATCCATGAATCTCTTTAATCTGTGTCGCTGAGATTGTCGCTAAGCCGGCCAAACCATCTGTCTGTGCCAGTAAGCGTGTTGCAAGTTGGATCGCATTTTCCTGGGCTGTGCCTGTTCGTAGTAGAATGGCGATGAGCTCTGCATTGGTCAGTGAAGCCGGTCCGTGTTGCAATAAGCGCTCGCGCGGGCGTTCATTGGCTGGAATATCCTGAATGGTGAGCGGCTTGCTGTTGGTCATACGCTGTGCCATTTATTGCTTTAATGAAGTCAGACTTTTGTCCTGCCTGATATTATACTGTGGCTTCGCGCGTTGCGTGTTACAAGGTCCGTTGCTATACTGCAAAAATCAGTTATTGGCTGATAGACGGGCCAATGTGCCTATTGTAGATGTTGAGAATTGGGTCCGGGTTTCATGGATAATCTTGATACAGGCGTACTCATTGCGATTGTGTATGGTGGCGTCGTCATCGCTGCGTTCTGGTTGGCGATGATCATTTGGGCATACCGTGATATGCGAGCGCGATCACGCGATGGGCTGGCTAGCTTATTGGTTGGCGTAATGGTGGCTATTCTGACGGTGCCGGGGCTGTTTATCTATATCATGCTTCGCCCGCGTGAAACACTTTCAGAAGCTTATGAGCGTTCTCTGGAAGAAGAAGCCCTGTTACAAGAAATTGAAGAAAAAGCCCACTGCCCAGGTTGTGGTCAGCGTGTTGATTCAGCATGGCAAGCTTGTCCTTCATGCCATACTCGTTTAAAGCGCCCATGCCGGGTTTGTAACCACCTCCTGGAGCTATCCTGGGAGATTTGCCCCTACTGTGCTTCGCCACAGAATCAGTACATCCCAGAGGATGCTGTCGTGAATACGTCGCGCCATGTAGCACGTCGCGCACCAGAGCCGCCAGCTATCTCTGATAAATGGCTTGCGAACAGTGGCACATCCTCAACAACACAAGGCTATGCTGCTTCGGACGTGCCGCAGTATGTTGATGACAACTACTAGAGGACTTGTTAGATGATGATGAGGCGAAATCAGTTAGATTTCGCCTTGTTCCCCAACGCGGTGTACTTTCAGTAGGTTTGTCTGGCCAGCGATGCCAAATGGCACGCCTGCGATAATGACGAGTAAGTCGCCACGACGGACGTGTTTGGCATCATGTGCGGCGCGGACAGTAACCGTTAGCATCTCATCAATTGTATTGAATTCATCCACATAGAACGCGTGCACACCCCAGACCAGGGCCATGCGGCGGTATGTTTTGGCTTCTGGCGTCATGCACAGAATTGGTGTGCGAGGACGCTCACGGGCGACGCGTCGAGCTGTATAGCCAGAAAGCGTTGTTGTGATGATGGCTTTGGGGTTGAGCGCTGCTGAGATGTGGTAAGTGGCTTCGCCAATGGCATTGCTGATGTTCTCAGATTGGCTTTCTTCCGCCAGATCGGAGATGTCGAAGACCGCACTGGCTTCGCGCGATTTCCACATTTCCTCTTCTGCTGTGATGGCAATCGTGTTCATCACTTCGACAGAGCGCACCGGATACTTACCTGCAGCACTCTCTGCACTGAGCATGATAGCGTCAGTGCCGTCCAGGATGGCATTGTAGACATCGCTGGCTTCTGCGCGGGTTGGGCGTGGGTTACTCTTCATCGATTCTAGCATTTGGGTTGCTGTGATGACGGGCTTGGCGGCATTATTACACAGAGTAATGATGCGCTTTTGCTCCACCGGCACGCGTTCCGCAGGTGTTTCGACGCCCAGATCACCACGTGCGACCATGATGCCATCGCAAATCTTGATGATTTCTTCGATGTTTTCCAGGGCTTCTCGCATCTCAATTTTAGCGATGATACCGGCATCACCATTGAAGAAGTTCATCAACCAGCGAAGCTGACGAATGTCATCGGCCTTACGCACGAAAGACATCGCGATGTAATCAGCTTCTTTGCTGAGTGCAAACTCGATATCTGCACGGTCTTTTTCAGTAATGGCTGACAGGGTGAGATTGGCATTGGGCGCAGACACACCTTTGCGTGACGTCAGCGGCCCGCCAATCCGCACCCTGCAAACAACAGAGCGCGGCATCGTTTCGACCACATCGAACTGTAAGTTGCCATCGTCCAATAACAGGGTGGTATCGACTGACACATCTTTCATGAATTCCGGATGTGGCAGTGAGATCAGCCCATTTTCGCCGGGGACATCATCAAGAGTAAACGTGATTTTATCACCGGGAGAGACCATCAGGGGTTCATTAGCGACTTTACCAATGCGGATTTTGGGTCCCTGTATGTCGCACAAAATCGCGATGTTGACTTTTTCCTCATCAGCAATGCGCCGTACCGTATCGATGGTTTCCCCATGTGTTTTGTGGTCGCCGTGCGAAAAATTGATACGTGCGACATCCATTCCGGCATGAATCATTTGCCGGATGATTTCGGGGTCACGTGAGGCAGGCCCCAGTGTGGCCACCACTTTGGTGCTTTTGCTATTTAATGGACGTGGCACAAACGATCCTTTCTAGTGTGTCGTTAACGCTGCCAACGGACTTGTTGGCTTTAGATATCTTTGTTCAGGTTTGTGAAGGCAGCAACACCTGCATACTTCGCAGCACTGCCGAGCATTTCTTCGATGCGCATCAGCTGGTTGTACTTCGCAACACGGTCTGTACGAGCTGGTGCACCTGTCTTGATCTGACCAGCATTCAGAGCAACAGCCAGGTCTGAGATGGTGGTATCTTCTGTTTCACCACTCCGGTGGCTGGTGACAACAGTCATGTTATGACGTTGTGCCAATTGTGCAGAAGCGAAGGCTTCTGTCAACGAACCAATCTGGTTGACCTTGAAGAGCAGGGAGTTCGCAGCCTTTTCGCGGATAGCACGTTCGACTTTTTCTGTGTTGGTTACGAGCAGATCATCACCGACGATCTGAACGCGATCACCAATACGGGCGACTAGTTTTGACCAGTTTTCCCAGTCGTTTTCGCTCAGGCCATCTTCAATGGAAATGATGGGGTAGCGGCTACACCAGTCGGCCCAGAATTCGACCATTTCTTCGCCGGTGAGCTTTTTACCTTCGATGGCGAGGTTGTAATAACCATCTTCGTAAATTTCCGAAGTCGCGGGGTCCAGGGCGATGAAGATTTCTTCACCAGCTTTGTAACCAGCTTTTTCGATAGCTTCCATGATGACGTCCAGAGCAGCCTGATTGCTGCCGAGGCTAGGAGCGAAACCACCTTCGTCACCCACAGCGGTAGAGAAGCCTTTATCATGGATGACCTTCTTCAGGGTTTGATAGATTTCAGAACCCCAACGTACCGCTTCGCGGAAGGTCGGCGCACCAACGGGCATCACCATGAATTCCTGGAAGTCTGTGCTGCCAGCAGCATGCTTGCCACCATTCATAATGTTCATCATGGGTACAGGCAGGACATGGGCATGCGGGCCACCCAGGTAAGCATAGAGGGGTAGTCCGAGACTATTGGCGGCTGCGTGAGCCACAGCCATGGAAACACCCAGGATGGCGTTTGCGCCAAGGCGTGCTTTGTTCGGGGTGCCATCCAGTTCCAGCATGTATTCGTCAATGACTTTTTGTTCAAAGACAGACATGCCAGCCAGTTCTTCAGCAATTGTTTCATTAACTGCTGCGACAGCTTTCAGGACACCCTTGCCGCCAAAGCGAGCTTTATCGCCATCGCGTAGTTCGATGGCTTCGTATTCACCAGTCGAAGCACCACTGGGGACAATTGCACGACCCATCGTGCCGTCTTCCAGATAGACTTCTACTTCGACCGTTGGGTTGCCGCGAGAGTCAAGAACTTCGCGACCATATATACTCTCGATAATGGACATGAGAAAATATCTCCTAGATTGATATTACAATGGGTAGCGTTGCCAACACGCCTCTCCATGAGATAATCCGTATCATATTACATAATTCCAGGTGAATTCACCACCTGCGACGTCCAATCCTGACAAAGGCATAAAGATTTATTAAAATAGTTTTGCTAAGACAGGAAATGAGGCACTGAAATACCGTGACAAAACGCAGCGTATACCTCGACCATTCCGCGACGACGCCAACCGATCCTCGCGTTGTCGAAGCGATGCTTCCATACTTCACAGATTATTATGGTAATGCTTCCTCAGTTCACCAATCAGGGCGCAAAGCTGAACGCGCCATCGAAAATGCGCGTGAAACGATTTCGGAAGTGTTGAATTGTAAACCCAAGGAGATCATTTTTACCAGCGGTGGATCTGAAAGTGATAATCTGGCCCTGAGAGGGACTGCTTTAGCGATCCGGGCAGCAGAAGGTAGAGATCAATTATTGACCACACCTGTTGAGCACTCAGCCGTTGGCCGGACAATTCAACAACTCGTTGATTATATGGGCTTCCAGCATATTGTGCTGCCAGTGGATAGCTATGGTGCTGTTAGGGGTGAGGATTTTGCCGACGCGCTGACTGATCGAACTGCTATCGCGAGTGTCATGTATGTCAATAACGAAGTCGGGACGATGATGCCTATTCCGCTTTTGGCAGACCAAGCGCGAGAACGGAATGTTTTGTTTCATACGGATGCCGTCCAGGCGGCGGGCCAATTGAACTTAGATGTGCAGGCTTTGGGTGTAGATATGATGAGCCTTTCAGCACATAAATTTTATGGCCCAAAGGGTGTAGGGGCACTCTATGTGCGTGATGGCATTGACCTGGTGCCGAGCCAATCCGGCGGCAGCCATGAGAGCGGGCGGCGTGCGGGTACGCTCAATACGCCCGGTATTGTTGGCATGGCTAAAGCCCTGGAGCTGGCTAATCAAGAGCGTGAGGTGCGTGTTGCGCATTATACGCGTATGCGCGATCTGCTGATTGAGGGGGTGCTTACGAAGGTGCCTGACGCGCACTTGACAGGGCATCCCGAGGATCGCTTGCCGTCTCATGCCAGCTTCGTATTTGATGAGGTCGATGGCAACCGCCTTCTGATTCATCTGGATATGAAGGGCGTAGCGGCCAGCAGTGCAAGTGCTTGTAAAACAGGCAATCCGGAGCCATCCGGCGTTTTATTGGCGATGGGCTACGATCCGACGTTAGCACTCAGCAGCTTGCGCACCACGGTTGGTAAGGATACGACTGAAGAGGACATCTCATATGCAGTCGATGTCATTGCAGACTCGGTCGAAAAACTGCGAATGTTGAATAGAGCACTGAGTTAACTTATGAGTCATGAAGATAAGCGCGTTGTCGTTGCGATGAGTGGCGGCGTTGATAGCTCCGTTGCGGCTGCGATTCTGGTAGAGCAGGGCTATGATGTCGTTGGTATGATGATGCGGCTCTGGTCTGATGAAGCGATGGGCGGCGCAGAACATAATCGCTGTTGTACGCCGGAACAAATGGCGGATGCTGAACGTATTGCCAATCATCTGGGTATCCCATTCTATGTTCTAGATACGAAAGATGTGTTTCGCAATACGGTCGTTGAATATTTTATTGATGGGCATCGTCAGGGATTTACGCCGAATCCTTGCATGGAATGTAACCGTCATATTCGCTTTGATTATCTGCTGAAGAATGCCCTTGCATTAGATGCTGATTACTTGGCGACAGGGCACTACGCCCGCATACATCAGTCGCCGGATGGCAGTTACCTGCTTAAAAAGGGCCTTGATGAGCGTAAAGACCAGAGCTATGTGCTCAGTGTGATGGGGCAGGCCCAGCTTAGCAAGACGCTATTCCCGGTGGGAGAGTACCCTAAGACAGAAGTGCGTGAATTGGCGGCGCGGTTTGGCTTACGCGTCGAGAGCAAGAAGGATAGCCAGGATTTGTGCTTCCTGGGAAAGAACGATTATCGTGACTTTTTAAATGTTCATGCACCGGAGATTATGTCCCCTGGGCCGATTGTTGTGCGCGATGGGACTGTCATTGGTGAGCACAGTGGCCTGGCGAATTATACAATTGGTCAGCGTAAAGGCCTGGGTTTAGATACCAATGAAGCGATGTATGTCATTGCCATGAACCCGTATCGGAATGCGCTGGTTGTCGGCCCAAGAGAAGACCTGGGACAGATGGCGTTGTATGCTCATCGTATGAACTGGGTATCGGGGCAGATGCCAACGGAGCCATTCCGCGCGGAAGTTAAAATTCGCTATAAGGCAAAGGCCCAGCCTGCTCTAGTGGAGCCATTAGCAGATGGCCGTATGCATGTGCAATTTGATGAGCCGCTGCGTGATATTACGCCGGGGCAGGGCGCGGTTGTCTATGATGGAGAGGCCTGCCTGGGTGGTGGCATCATTGAGCGCAAAAGCGATGCGCGCTTAAATTAAGCTGTTAAGAAAAAAGGCACCTTTCAGGTGCCTTTTTTGTCCAGAGACTGATTTAAAAGCCCATCAGCGCATAACGAACGGGCTGGCCGTAAAGCAGCATGATGACGGTCGCTGCGACGATGTAAGGCCCGTATGGGAGCGCTGTAAAGGCCCTATAGCGGCTGCCGAGAACGGACCGGGCGATAATGTAGAGTAGGGCGCCAATCGCGCCGAAAATCACCGTCAGGAAAAGCGCGACGATGACGTGTATCGTCCCTACAAGTAAGCCTGTCAGCGTAATCATCATGACATCGCCATAGCCGAAAGCGACTGTGTTAATTTCCTGCCCACGCATTTTGCCCATGATATACGTGAATAGAAACCCGCCCCTATAAAACAGGTAGAATGTCCCAAAGCCAATGGCTGCGCCAATCAGGGCATCTTGGATATTTGGCTGCGGTACAGGCAGGATCAGGGCGTCTACGATAGCCAGAATACACGATGGTACGATGACAACGAACAAGATCAACTTGTGCTCAATATCAATCACAATGATGAGTGCCAGGATAGCCATGTAAATAAACCACAGCACAAGTTGCAAAGTCGGCACAGGTGTTTCCATCTGCTGGCTTGCATTCAATGCCAGGAGCATCAGGAAAATGGTGAGAATTTCCGTCAGGGGGTAGCGCCAGGAGAGCCTTGGCTCACCTTCATAGATGCGCTCACGCTCTGGATTTGGTTGAGGTGTCTCTGGCTTTCGTTGGTTCAGTAAAAAGGCAGTCATGCCTGACCATGCTGTAATCGGTCGTGGCGTGCCATCTGGATAAAGCGGCAGGGTGGGGTTGCGACGATAAGGCAGCTCATCAGCCAGCGCATTAACGACAATACCGGCAATCCACCCGATCAATATAACGATGACGACTTCTAGTAACATAAGTTGCTCCGGTGCTTTTACCGCAGCGGAAGTGTGAGGTCCGGCGGCGGTGGCAGCAGCGTGATGGCGATAATGACCACCAGTGCTACGGATAATATAGTTGCTAGTATAATCGCAACTTGCTGCGCACTGGATAAACGTTCCTGGATTACGGGGGGAGATAGCGCAGAATCAACTGTAATAGGGACTGAAATAACCTCATCTGGTGCAATATGCCATGCTTTGAGGTGTAAATCGCGCTGTTTGTGCACTGCAATGACATGCAGCGTATGAGGCCAATCGCGCCCTAGTGTAACAATATCGGCCTGTGAAGGCCTGGAGGCACTATGTGGCTTAGGATGTGTATGATACGTCGCCAGGAGTGTCTCCTGGGCGTCATCAATGGATTTAAGGGCCTGGAAGAGCTTATTCTCATCCATCTGGAAATGCGTCTGCGGTGTTTGCGACCGATTGGGGATCGCAATAAAGCGCGCGGCTGTTGCCCCTCGCCCGGCGATAAGCCCACAAACTTCCTCACCGGGATGTTGTGCTATCTGCTCAGTTAGCCAGAGGACTTGCTCACGGCTCAGTTGTAAATGAGTGGGCGGTACGCTTAGCAGATCAGGCATCAGCTTGAGGGATCGTAAATTGGACCGATTGTGTATCCTGTGGCGGGTTGCGTGTTTCGTAGAATAGCTCCACATCCAATTGATAGTCTCCGGCAGGATCATCGACATTACGGATATGCAACGTAAATTCCATCTGAGCGTGCATCGTCTCGATGACGTTCAGTTCGTTGATGATTTTCTGTTGGCTGTCGCGCATCACGATGAGTAAATTGGGCCGCTCCCGGAAGGGTGTCACGTGAATTTCTGCATAGACGCGGTAGCGATCCGGGTAAGGCGTGACGTCAACCTTTTCAATGCGAATTTCGCTTTTAGGCTTGGGCACCTGGTTTGGATCGTCGAAAATATTGATATCCATTGCATTTCCTTGAAGTTCGTTAAGTTCGTTTTTTTGTCACTTAGCGAAGGGATTCCTGTAGTTGAGTGAGTGCAGTCATCGCTGCTTCAAACTTCGCTTCTGGCACCAGAATATGATCGCGTGAGTAGGCAGCGAGAGCTAAAAATGAAATGCCAACATCAGCAAGTGTTTTGCTGACGACAGCCATAAATCCAACGAGATCGCTCTCTAGTTCGATGTCGAATGTAATGAGTCGCCAATAGCCAATATTTGCTTCGTGGCCCCGCAGGCGCCGTTGGTATTCTTCGTAGGCTTCGACATCCAGAATGAGCGTGATTTCATCTTTATCGACAATGAGCGCCGAAAATGCCTCGCCAACTTCAGCTATGACGCCAGCAGCGGGCGTAATCGCCTGACTTGGCAGTTTGACAACGGCATAGATGCCCTCATCTGTATAGAGTTTGGCTGCTGCAAGGATTTCTTCTACAGTTTGCGCCATCTATTGGGGAGCCTATTCATCAAATTGATATGTGCTTTCAGCATAATAGCGAATGGCCCTTTTTTCCAGCTTGCCTTGTAGCCATGCTTGCAAAACCATGTTAGCTTGCTCAACCGATATGGATTCATCCAGCAAATCCGCCATAGGATAGTTGACTTTTAGTGCGCGACCGTGAATGATGTGACGACTCACGCCTGGGGGGAGCAGAGCATCATTTTGTGCAGCGAGAAGGATGTCTTGCGGTTGGTAATGTGGAAACTGCACAAGTGCGATGGCTCTTGGATAAAGTGTCCATACTTCTGCAGGGTCTGGTGCTGCGGACCGATGCAATGTGCCATTTTTTTGGTAGAGGCTGACGAGATCGCGCAGAATGGCATTGCGCTGTGCGAGTGTATCGATGCGGGCGAGTATCGAGAGGACATCGCCGTTACGTAAGATCAATCTGGCGACGTACTCGGATTCTGGTGCCCACCCATGGGCAACTTCAATGCCTTCCCACTTCTTCAGTTCAGCTATGAAGTTGCTTTCGCTCCAATGACTAACGACATGCTGCCATATGTGAAGATCTACATGGGGTGATGCATAATCAACGACTTGCGCTAGAATCCGTGGATAGTCTAGCCTGCTAAAGACCTGGTATCGATTGGCACCATCAAGCACCACGTAATTCTTGCCATCACCTGCTGGTGTGACAATGATGGGGTTTGTCAGATATTCGGCCTTGGCGATACGTTGTATAAGCGGCTCAGAACGCTGGGGATCATGAACTTCGTGTGGATGAATATCCTTCACTGGGATGATACGAAGTGTCGGCGTAGGCGCATCCTGCGTCGGGTGCTGCATATGATTTACTTTCCTGGGACAGATAATTGTCGATACAGTAACATGGGCTTTTTCTTTGTGCAATGCGGCGGACTTAAATATGATCACGTCCATCAGTTGCTCAGATAAAAGCAATAGAGCTTGCTTACAGAGCAATTGTAAATTGTTGATGTCGGATATTTTGCCAGTTAGGAGATTATTTTGGGAGCACATGAGCAAGGCGCTGACGCAACAGCCGGACACTGGCTAACGATACCAAGAACGCTGTGCTTTGTACAAAACAGTGACGATTTATTGTTGATGAAACGTGCCCCGCATCGGCGTGTTTTCCCGAACCAGTACAATGGCCTTGGCGGCCATATTGAGCGTGATGAAGACCCATTTTCAGCCGCTATGCGAGAGATCAAGGAAGAGAGCGGACTGGATGTTTACGATATGCGTCTGCGGGCTGTGCATAACATTAGCACGGATGCAGTAACGGGTATCATGCTTTTTGTGTTTACTGCATGGGCGGATAGACGAGAATTTATCAGTGATGATGTTGAGGGGACGCTGCACTGGGTGCCGATAGCTGCGCTTAGTGAATATGATCTGGTGGAAGATTTGCCGCTTATGCTGCCGCGCATATTACAGATGGCACCAGACGCTGCGCCATTATTTGGGTTGGTAACGTACGATGAAATGGATAAGATTCAAATTCAATATGTTCAT
The Phototrophicus methaneseepsis DNA segment above includes these coding regions:
- a CDS encoding Mov34/MPN/PAD-1 family protein; translated protein: MPDLLSVPPTHLQLSREQVLWLTEQIAQHPGEEVCGLIAGRGATAARFIAIPNRSQTPQTHFQMDENKLFQALKSIDDAQETLLATYHTHPKPHSASRPSQADIVTLGRDWPHTLHVIAVHKQRDLHLKAWHIAPDEVISVPITVDSALSPPVIQERLSSAQQVAIILATILSVALVVIIAITLLPPPPDLTLPLR
- a CDS encoding cysteine desulfurase family protein, with the translated sequence MTKRSVYLDHSATTPTDPRVVEAMLPYFTDYYGNASSVHQSGRKAERAIENARETISEVLNCKPKEIIFTSGGSESDNLALRGTALAIRAAEGRDQLLTTPVEHSAVGRTIQQLVDYMGFQHIVLPVDSYGAVRGEDFADALTDRTAIASVMYVNNEVGTMMPIPLLADQARERNVLFHTDAVQAAGQLNLDVQALGVDMMSLSAHKFYGPKGVGALYVRDGIDLVPSQSGGSHESGRRAGTLNTPGIVGMAKALELANQEREVRVAHYTRMRDLLIEGVLTKVPDAHLTGHPEDRLPSHASFVFDEVDGNRLLIHLDMKGVAASSASACKTGNPEPSGVLLAMGYDPTLALSSLRTTVGKDTTEEDISYAVDVIADSVEKLRMLNRALS
- a CDS encoding NUDIX hydrolase, encoding MGAHEQGADATAGHWLTIPRTLCFVQNSDDLLLMKRAPHRRVFPNQYNGLGGHIERDEDPFSAAMREIKEESGLDVYDMRLRAVHNISTDAVTGIMLFVFTAWADRREFISDDVEGTLHWVPIAALSEYDLVEDLPLMLPRILQMAPDAAPLFGLVTYDEMDKIQIQYVHS
- a CDS encoding ACT domain-containing protein; translation: MAQTVEEILAAAKLYTDEGIYAVVKLPSQAITPAAGVIAEVGEAFSALIVDKDEITLILDVEAYEEYQRRLRGHEANIGYWRLITFDIELESDLVGFMAVVSKTLADVGISFLALAAYSRDHILVPEAKFEAAMTALTQLQESLR
- a CDS encoding prepilin peptidase — its product is MLLEVVIVILIGWIAGIVVNALADELPYRRNPTLPLYPDGTPRPITAWSGMTAFLLNQRKPETPQPNPERERIYEGEPRLSWRYPLTEILTIFLMLLALNASQQMETPVPTLQLVLWFIYMAILALIIVIDIEHKLILFVVIVPSCILAIVDALILPVPQPNIQDALIGAAIGFGTFYLFYRGGFLFTYIMGKMRGQEINTVAFGYGDVMMITLTGLLVGTIHVIVALFLTVIFGAIGALLYIIARSVLGSRYRAFTALPYGPYIVAATVIMLLYGQPVRYALMGF
- the mnmA gene encoding tRNA 2-thiouridine(34) synthase MnmA, coding for MSHEDKRVVVAMSGGVDSSVAAAILVEQGYDVVGMMMRLWSDEAMGGAEHNRCCTPEQMADAERIANHLGIPFYVLDTKDVFRNTVVEYFIDGHRQGFTPNPCMECNRHIRFDYLLKNALALDADYLATGHYARIHQSPDGSYLLKKGLDERKDQSYVLSVMGQAQLSKTLFPVGEYPKTEVRELAARFGLRVESKKDSQDLCFLGKNDYRDFLNVHAPEIMSPGPIVVRDGTVIGEHSGLANYTIGQRKGLGLDTNEAMYVIAMNPYRNALVVGPREDLGQMALYAHRMNWVSGQMPTEPFRAEVKIRYKAKAQPALVEPLADGRMHVQFDEPLRDITPGQGAVVYDGEACLGGGIIERKSDARLN
- a CDS encoding ParB N-terminal domain-containing protein yields the protein MQHPTQDAPTPTLRIIPVKDIHPHEVHDPQRSEPLIQRIAKAEYLTNPIIVTPAGDGKNYVVLDGANRYQVFSRLDYPRILAQVVDYASPHVDLHIWQHVVSHWSESNFIAELKKWEGIEVAHGWAPESEYVARLILRNGDVLSILARIDTLAQRNAILRDLVSLYQKNGTLHRSAAPDPAEVWTLYPRAIALVQFPHYQPQDILLAAQNDALLPPGVSRHIIHGRALKVNYPMADLLDESISVEQANMVLQAWLQGKLEKRAIRYYAESTYQFDE